One segment of Mycolicibacterium neworleansense DNA contains the following:
- a CDS encoding FAD binding domain-containing protein, with amino-acid sequence MKAFDFRHAESVDDAIDAATDGATYFAGGTNLFDLMKTGVEQPTALIDLRRLAMTSITTTDTGGVFIEAGVTNSALANHHLIRTHYPVVSHAILSGATTQLRNMATTGGNLLQRTRCPYFMQTAFSECNKRKPGSGCAAINGFHREHAIFGASDHCVAIHPSDMAVAFAMLDAVVHVQDSTGRRRIPIGQFFALPGQTPEIDNTLQPHELILGIELPPSDFNDHCWYLKVRDRHSYAFALVSAAAGLRIEDGVIIGAALALGGVAAKPWRLYASESSLIGQRPDAQAFHTAATIAMDDAQPLTQNAFKVDLGRHSIVRALTLATVDRGIDQQV; translated from the coding sequence ATGAAGGCTTTCGACTTTCGGCATGCCGAATCCGTCGACGACGCCATCGACGCGGCCACGGACGGCGCCACGTACTTTGCCGGCGGAACGAACCTCTTCGATCTAATGAAGACCGGCGTCGAGCAACCCACCGCGTTGATCGACCTTCGCCGACTCGCGATGACGTCGATCACCACCACCGACACCGGCGGGGTGTTCATCGAAGCCGGCGTGACCAACAGCGCGCTGGCCAACCACCACCTCATCCGCACGCACTACCCGGTGGTGTCGCACGCCATCCTCAGCGGAGCCACCACACAATTGCGCAACATGGCCACGACAGGTGGAAATCTGTTGCAGCGCACCCGATGCCCCTACTTCATGCAGACTGCCTTCTCCGAGTGCAACAAGCGCAAACCAGGAAGCGGTTGCGCCGCAATCAACGGGTTTCACCGTGAGCACGCCATTTTCGGCGCCAGTGACCACTGCGTGGCGATCCACCCGTCTGACATGGCGGTGGCCTTCGCCATGCTGGACGCGGTCGTGCACGTGCAGGACTCGACGGGACGACGCCGCATTCCGATCGGCCAGTTCTTCGCGCTCCCAGGCCAGACGCCCGAGATCGACAACACGCTGCAACCGCACGAGCTGATCCTCGGGATCGAACTGCCGCCGTCGGATTTCAACGATCACTGTTGGTACTTGAAGGTTCGTGACCGGCACAGCTATGCCTTCGCGCTCGTCTCCGCCGCCGCAGGCCTGCGCATCGAGGACGGTGTGATCATCGGCGCTGCCCTCGCCCTGGGTGGTGTAGCGGCCAAACCCTGGCGACTGTATGCGTCCGAATCAAGCCTGATCGGGCAACGGCCCGACGCACAGGCGTTCCACACCGCCGCAACCATCGCGATGGATGATGCCCAACCGCTCACGCAAAACGCCTTCAAGGTCGACCTCGGCCGCCACAGCATTGTTCGAGCCCTCACCTTGGCGACCGTCGACCGAGGAATCGACCAGCAGGTTTGA
- a CDS encoding (2Fe-2S)-binding protein has product MNNGEICIAETEPSVTNQYDLRLRINGTIHSITVDVRSSLLDLLRERLYLTGTKKGCDQGLCGACTVSVNGERVVSCLTLAASVDGSDVLTIEGIADGDDLHPLQQAFLECDGFQCGYCTPGQISSAHAMLAEHRRGDLSMVTFDGTRNDVLAGCSRLTKDEIRERMAGNICRCGAYANIVDAIESAAHGESA; this is encoded by the coding sequence GTGAACAACGGCGAGATCTGTATTGCTGAAACGGAACCCAGCGTGACCAACCAATACGATCTGCGTCTGCGCATCAACGGAACAATCCACAGCATCACCGTCGACGTGCGCTCCAGCCTGCTCGACCTGCTGCGGGAGCGGCTGTATCTGACCGGCACCAAAAAGGGGTGCGACCAAGGCTTGTGCGGAGCCTGCACGGTTTCGGTCAACGGCGAACGCGTGGTCAGCTGCCTGACACTGGCCGCATCTGTCGACGGATCCGACGTCCTGACCATCGAAGGAATCGCTGACGGCGACGACCTGCACCCGCTGCAACAAGCGTTCCTTGAGTGCGACGGATTTCAGTGCGGCTACTGCACTCCCGGTCAGATATCGTCAGCCCACGCAATGCTGGCCGAGCACCGGCGCGGCGATCTCAGTATGGTGACCTTCGATGGCACCAGGAACGACGTTCTGGCCGGCTGCTCGCGGTTGACCAAGGACGAAATCCGGGAACGCATGGCAGGAAACATCTGCCGGTGCGGTGCGTACGCCAACATCGTCGACGCTATCGAAAGCGCCGCCCACGGCGAGTCGGCATGA
- a CDS encoding xanthine dehydrogenase family protein molybdopterin-binding subunit has protein sequence MGEPVSRVEGVDKVTGQARYAADVVIPGLVHAVLVQTQIPHGHVIEQSLRHTTDRVNRAPGVLHVLTPLNCPVLQQLPRELTFDLPLERRPPLSDLTVQYVGQHLALLVADSLENAMEAASQFAVDYEVLPAQMTARAVLEQPTIPDRKDGQIRHGSYLPDHFVKLEEEKLQDHRGETPREGAAANRVDARYTTPMNAHYPIELSSTIAQWDGDHLTVHDSTRWIAGEQATLAAYLGIAEDRIRILSPLVGGAFGSKSFLWMHVVLCAVASRAVGRPVKLVLTRDQMFTSTGHRPRTEQDVTLIADQNAQILSTEHHTVTETSTVAHFCEPAGISTRFLYTSPHLVVSHRAARINAPTPCFMRGPGEAPGLFALEVAIDELAERSGVDPLELRIRNHADIDQASGKPWSGKHLLQCYEAGAQRFGWHDRAAAPRAMRRRGVQIGWGMATATYPGRRMPAGCRVDTDADGFVHFSSATHEIGTGVRTVMTQVAADATGLAMDRVSFMSGDSSFPSAPYSGASQTTATVGSAVFAAGGEWKHRFIAALTADRGSPYFGTDPATVDITALSPAAAAAYRDQLSFSTSSDAGGQETHTVQSFGAHFCEVEVDEDIGRASVVRWVAVMDCGRVLNPKLARSQVMGGITFGLGMALMEHVPYDEASALPIGEYYLPTHADRPEFDISFLEHPDYALDPIGVRGIGEIGTCGVPAAIANAIHHATGKRIRDLPIILEDLMAPYQPPKVGS, from the coding sequence ATGGGAGAGCCGGTGAGCCGTGTCGAAGGAGTCGACAAGGTGACCGGGCAGGCTCGCTACGCCGCCGACGTTGTCATCCCCGGCTTGGTGCATGCGGTCCTGGTGCAGACGCAGATCCCGCACGGGCACGTCATCGAGCAATCGCTGCGCCACACCACGGACCGAGTCAATCGGGCACCTGGTGTTCTGCACGTCCTCACGCCGCTGAATTGCCCTGTGCTACAGCAATTGCCGCGCGAGCTCACCTTTGATCTACCGTTGGAGCGACGGCCGCCGCTTTCCGATCTGACCGTGCAGTACGTCGGTCAGCACCTGGCGTTGTTGGTCGCCGACTCACTGGAGAACGCCATGGAGGCGGCCTCTCAGTTCGCCGTGGACTACGAGGTGCTTCCGGCGCAGATGACGGCCCGCGCAGTGCTCGAGCAGCCGACCATCCCGGACAGGAAGGACGGCCAGATCCGCCATGGCAGCTATCTTCCGGATCACTTCGTGAAACTGGAAGAAGAGAAACTGCAGGACCATCGGGGCGAGACACCTCGCGAGGGCGCGGCGGCCAATCGCGTCGATGCTCGCTACACGACACCGATGAATGCGCATTACCCGATCGAGCTGTCGTCGACCATCGCGCAGTGGGACGGTGATCACCTGACCGTGCACGACAGCACCCGATGGATCGCGGGCGAACAGGCGACGCTGGCAGCGTATCTGGGCATTGCCGAGGACCGGATCCGCATCCTTTCGCCATTGGTGGGGGGCGCATTCGGGTCCAAGAGCTTCCTGTGGATGCACGTCGTCCTTTGCGCTGTCGCCAGCCGGGCCGTCGGCCGGCCCGTCAAGCTGGTGCTCACCCGCGACCAGATGTTCACCTCCACCGGACATCGCCCGCGCACCGAGCAAGACGTCACCCTCATCGCCGATCAGAACGCCCAGATTCTCAGCACCGAACATCACACCGTGACCGAGACGTCCACGGTGGCCCACTTCTGCGAGCCCGCAGGCATTTCCACTAGGTTCCTCTACACCTCACCGCATCTGGTGGTGTCGCACCGCGCGGCCCGGATCAATGCCCCCACTCCGTGTTTCATGCGTGGCCCAGGTGAGGCGCCGGGTTTGTTCGCCCTCGAAGTGGCCATTGACGAACTTGCCGAACGTAGCGGAGTCGATCCTCTGGAACTCCGGATCCGCAATCACGCCGACATCGACCAGGCCAGTGGGAAGCCCTGGTCGGGCAAGCATCTGTTGCAGTGCTACGAGGCGGGTGCACAACGATTCGGGTGGCACGATCGCGCGGCCGCGCCGCGGGCGATGCGGCGCCGGGGAGTCCAAATCGGTTGGGGAATGGCCACGGCGACCTATCCCGGGCGCCGAATGCCGGCCGGATGCCGGGTCGACACCGACGCGGATGGATTCGTGCACTTCTCGTCGGCTACCCATGAAATCGGTACTGGTGTGCGCACCGTGATGACGCAGGTGGCCGCCGACGCGACCGGCCTCGCCATGGACCGCGTGAGCTTCATGTCGGGTGATTCGTCGTTCCCTTCAGCGCCCTACAGCGGCGCATCCCAGACGACTGCCACGGTGGGCTCCGCGGTGTTCGCCGCCGGCGGCGAATGGAAGCACCGGTTCATCGCCGCCCTGACTGCCGACCGTGGTTCGCCATACTTCGGCACCGACCCCGCGACCGTGGACATCACCGCCCTGAGCCCCGCCGCCGCAGCGGCTTACCGCGACCAGTTGAGCTTTTCGACCAGCAGTGATGCCGGTGGTCAGGAAACACACACGGTCCAGTCGTTCGGCGCGCATTTCTGCGAGGTCGAGGTCGACGAAGACATCGGACGGGCCAGCGTCGTCCGCTGGGTCGCCGTGATGGATTGCGGTCGGGTGCTCAACCCGAAGCTGGCTCGCAGCCAGGTGATGGGCGGCATCACGTTTGGCCTCGGCATGGCACTGATGGAACACGTTCCCTACGACGAGGCGTCCGCACTGCCGATCGGCGAGTATTACCTGCCCACGCATGCCGACCGCCCCGAATTCGACATCTCCTTCCTCGAGCATCCCGACTACGCGCTGGATCCGATCGGTGTGCGCGGCATCGGTGAGATCGGCACCTGCGGCGTGCCGGCCGCCATCGCCAATGCCATCCACCACGCCACAGGCAAGCGGATACGCGACCTGCCCATCATCCTGGAGGATCTCATGGCGCCCTATCAGCCACCGAAGGTCGGGTCGTGA
- a CDS encoding NADH:flavin oxidoreductase/NADH oxidase: MPGLFSPLTLRDVTFAHRAWMSPMMQFAAVVDGPEAGTPTDWHLQHFGARAIGGVALAMVEATAVNPVGRSSIYDLGLWNDAQVPGFRRLTGFISGHGAVPGIQIVHAGRKGSTGRPWPDPARQPEPWTTVGPSPIAFGRHPVPGELSRAEIGRIVTAFADAARRAVAAGFRVLEIHGAHGYLIHQFLSPQANVRTDEYGGTLGNRMRFALEVAAAVREAWPDHLPLFFRVSATDWLAGDTDDPRPGWTVEDTVVLAAELKTAGVDLVDVSSGGAVPDARIPVFPGYQVPFAKRVRAEADIATTSVGLITEAEQAEAIISGGEADAIFVARALLRNPNWVRDAARRTGVVLPYPPQYSRAFT, from the coding sequence ATGCCCGGTCTCTTCAGTCCCCTGACCCTGCGCGATGTCACGTTCGCCCACCGGGCGTGGATGTCGCCGATGATGCAGTTCGCGGCGGTCGTCGACGGACCCGAGGCCGGCACTCCCACCGATTGGCATCTGCAACATTTCGGTGCCCGCGCGATCGGCGGGGTCGCGCTGGCGATGGTCGAGGCCACCGCCGTCAACCCGGTCGGCCGCAGTAGCATCTATGACCTCGGATTGTGGAACGACGCACAGGTGCCCGGATTTCGGCGATTGACCGGGTTCATCTCCGGCCACGGCGCCGTCCCCGGAATCCAGATCGTGCACGCCGGCCGGAAGGGATCCACCGGCCGCCCATGGCCCGACCCGGCCCGCCAACCCGAGCCCTGGACGACAGTGGGTCCCAGTCCGATAGCCTTCGGCCGCCACCCTGTCCCCGGCGAACTGAGCCGCGCTGAGATCGGACGCATCGTGACGGCCTTCGCCGACGCTGCCCGCAGGGCGGTCGCCGCGGGGTTCCGGGTCCTCGAAATCCACGGGGCGCATGGCTATCTCATCCACCAGTTTCTGTCACCGCAAGCGAACGTGCGCACCGACGAGTACGGCGGGACGCTCGGTAATCGGATGCGATTTGCCCTGGAGGTGGCCGCCGCGGTACGGGAGGCCTGGCCCGACCACCTGCCGCTGTTCTTCCGAGTGTCGGCGACCGACTGGCTTGCCGGTGACACCGACGACCCGCGTCCCGGATGGACTGTCGAGGACACCGTCGTGCTGGCCGCCGAGTTGAAGACGGCAGGTGTCGACCTGGTCGATGTCTCCTCCGGGGGAGCCGTTCCCGACGCCAGGATCCCGGTGTTTCCGGGCTACCAGGTGCCGTTCGCCAAGCGGGTGCGGGCCGAGGCGGACATCGCGACGACATCGGTTGGGTTGATCACCGAAGCCGAACAGGCTGAAGCGATCATCTCCGGTGGCGAAGCCGATGCCATCTTCGTGGCGCGAGCCCTGTTGCGCAACCCGAACTGGGTCCGCGACGCGGCCCGGCGTACCGGCGTGGTCCTGCCCTACCCGCCCCAATACAGCCGTGCCTTCACATGA
- a CDS encoding amidohydrolase family protein, with amino-acid sequence MSAGTHPQGVIDVHAHWLPRDLFGLPAGAPYGPMNDREGQLYLGDLPLSIATEAMSDEAAIIEDMARAGVAVRVLSAPPFAFPLTDDAAGTDYARAFNTSLADVVSRADGKLLGLGIVSLGTPELVTTQLTALRDADGIAGVAIPPVVDGGSLHHGILRHIVSEAARLDLSVLVHPMQIGRPEWADYYLANLIGNPVETATAVANLILSGLKDELPALRICFLHGGGCAPGLLGRWDHGWRARADVRAGCTRLPSAVIRDLYFDTVTHDAPQLELLCEIAGKDKVVCGSDYPFDMAEAEPVRFAVKHGPDENALARAARAFLGMN; translated from the coding sequence ATGAGCGCCGGCACACACCCGCAGGGCGTCATCGACGTCCACGCCCATTGGCTCCCGCGCGATCTGTTCGGGTTGCCGGCCGGCGCACCGTACGGACCGATGAACGATCGCGAAGGCCAGCTGTATCTTGGTGACCTGCCGTTGTCGATCGCCACCGAGGCGATGAGCGACGAGGCCGCCATCATCGAGGACATGGCACGTGCCGGGGTCGCGGTGCGGGTGCTCTCAGCGCCACCGTTCGCCTTTCCGCTCACCGACGACGCGGCAGGCACCGACTACGCCCGGGCCTTCAACACGTCGCTGGCCGATGTCGTGAGCCGCGCGGACGGAAAGCTGCTGGGCCTGGGTATCGTCAGCCTGGGCACACCGGAACTGGTGACCACCCAGCTCACCGCCCTGCGTGACGCTGACGGCATCGCCGGGGTCGCCATCCCTCCGGTGGTCGACGGTGGATCGCTGCACCACGGGATACTGCGGCACATCGTTTCCGAGGCGGCCCGCCTCGACCTTTCCGTACTGGTCCACCCAATGCAGATCGGGCGACCGGAATGGGCGGACTACTACCTGGCCAATCTCATCGGGAACCCCGTCGAAACCGCCACCGCCGTCGCGAATCTGATCCTCAGCGGACTCAAGGATGAGCTGCCGGCCCTGCGCATCTGCTTCCTGCACGGCGGTGGCTGCGCCCCGGGATTGCTCGGCCGCTGGGATCACGGCTGGCGCGCCCGCGCCGACGTGCGAGCGGGATGCACCCGGCTGCCCTCCGCGGTGATCCGGGACCTCTACTTCGACACGGTCACCCATGACGCACCCCAGCTCGAGCTGCTCTGCGAGATTGCCGGGAAAGACAAGGTCGTGTGCGGCAGTGACTACCCGTTCGACATGGCCGAGGCCGAACCCGTACGGTTCGCGGTCAAACACGGCCCCGACGAGAACGCATTGGCGCGAGCGGCGCGAGCGTTTCTGGGGATGAACTGA
- a CDS encoding cupin domain-containing protein, translating into MNEDNYLTDLPLAGELVATDFESWPDWLKTEFTDHAFDGHVGSRLLSEDSRVRVWEIRLAPGERWHAHRHVLDYFWTAINAGRSRQHTHDGSIREVSYQAGETRHFHFGAGEFLLHDIENIGDSELVFTTVEHLDSDNTVLDIAR; encoded by the coding sequence ATGAACGAAGACAACTACCTGACCGACCTGCCGCTGGCCGGTGAATTGGTGGCCACCGACTTCGAAAGCTGGCCCGATTGGCTCAAGACGGAGTTCACCGATCACGCATTCGACGGCCACGTCGGATCCCGTCTGCTCAGCGAGGATTCGCGCGTGCGGGTGTGGGAAATCCGGTTGGCGCCCGGTGAGCGCTGGCATGCGCACCGCCACGTTCTCGATTACTTCTGGACCGCGATCAATGCCGGCCGCAGCCGCCAGCACACCCACGACGGTTCCATCCGTGAGGTCTCCTATCAGGCCGGCGAGACCCGCCACTTCCATTTCGGAGCAGGCGAATTCCTTTTGCACGACATCGAGAACATCGGGGACTCCGAGCTGGTCTTCACCACTGTCGAGCACCTGGACAGCGACAACACCGTGTTGGACATCGCACGATGA
- a CDS encoding FAD binding domain-containing protein yields the protein MTEYANASAIVVGGSIGGLTTALLLRDLGFHVDVYERTPVPLDGRGSGIVLQPDTVRWFAERSHQKLADLHTATDYVQYLDPSGAVIHRERAVWTYTSWGTFYRALLADFGTEHYHYGEFACGFDQDADTVTVRFVSGTKARADLVVFADGISSPARESFDPDAKLAYSGYVGWRGTVALSELSAQTRETLSDAITYTVIPNSHITMYPIPGEDSLDEADRLMNYVWYRNASAGPELTELLTDKRGFTGSVSVHPGQVQDRFVTELRAAAGRQLAPAVAEVVAATAQPYLQVLSDVRSSRMALGRAALIGDAACASRPHAAAGTAKATADAWALADALSTSPGDITSALSKWEPAQLQLSDTLLRRVVDMGERSQFRNTWTPGDPDLRFGLYGPGH from the coding sequence ATGACCGAATACGCCAATGCGTCGGCGATCGTTGTCGGAGGATCCATCGGAGGGCTGACGACGGCCCTGCTGTTGCGCGACCTGGGATTCCACGTCGACGTCTACGAACGCACGCCGGTTCCCCTGGACGGCCGCGGCAGCGGCATCGTCCTACAACCCGATACCGTGCGCTGGTTCGCCGAACGCAGCCACCAGAAACTGGCCGACCTGCACACCGCCACCGACTACGTGCAGTACCTCGACCCCAGCGGAGCGGTCATCCACCGCGAACGCGCGGTATGGACCTACACTTCGTGGGGCACGTTCTACCGGGCTCTGCTTGCCGACTTCGGCACCGAGCACTACCACTACGGCGAGTTCGCCTGCGGCTTCGACCAGGATGCCGACACGGTGACCGTGCGGTTCGTCAGCGGAACAAAAGCCCGCGCCGACCTCGTGGTGTTCGCCGACGGCATCAGCTCGCCGGCACGCGAATCGTTCGACCCTGACGCCAAACTCGCGTATTCGGGATATGTCGGCTGGCGGGGCACTGTTGCGCTGTCAGAACTCAGTGCGCAGACACGCGAAACCCTCAGCGACGCCATCACCTACACCGTTATCCCGAATTCCCACATCACCATGTACCCGATACCCGGCGAGGACAGCCTCGACGAAGCCGACCGTCTGATGAACTACGTCTGGTACCGCAACGCTTCGGCCGGCCCCGAGCTCACTGAACTGCTCACCGACAAGCGGGGATTCACCGGATCGGTGTCCGTGCACCCCGGACAGGTGCAGGACCGCTTCGTCACCGAACTGCGCGCGGCGGCCGGCCGTCAGCTGGCCCCCGCGGTGGCCGAGGTGGTCGCCGCCACCGCCCAGCCCTATCTGCAGGTGTTGTCGGACGTGCGGTCCTCGCGGATGGCGCTCGGCCGGGCCGCGCTGATCGGAGATGCCGCGTGTGCATCGCGGCCACACGCCGCGGCGGGAACCGCCAAGGCCACCGCTGACGCCTGGGCCCTGGCCGACGCCTTGTCCACTTCACCGGGCGACATCACCTCAGCTCTGTCGAAGTGGGAGCCGGCTCAGCTGCAGCTCAGCGACACGCTCCTACGCCGAGTCGTCGACATGGGCGAACGCTCCCAGTTCCGCAACACCTGGACGCCCGGCGATCCGGATCTGCGATTCGGCCTGTATGGGCCCGGGCACTGA
- a CDS encoding MFS transporter: MSTGRWHQDITRTQWLVLAGTTLGWGLDGFAGSLYVLVLGPAMNELLPNSGIGTDGAAIGFYGGLTVALFLTGWATGGILFGMLADYFGRTRVLSVGILTYAVFSALAVFAETWWQLGILRFIAGLGSGVEAPVGAALIAESWRNRFRARAGGVMMAGYAAGFFMAAAAYALLGDHGWRAMMLLAGIPALVVWFIRRYVPEPPEIGAHLQARKERKALGRNHDHDRFVLRRLFTPPLLHPMLVCTALATGALISFWSVSTWYPQIIRQMTTAASLDRAVADHRVAAAAMLFNAGGIIGYAAWGFVADAIGRKKAFLISFVVSAAAIAWAFPFDRSYTEMLVAMPLLGFGLFGALSGTFIYGPELFPPSVRATALAICNSVGRYITALGPFTAGVIAASWFGGNLGIATASVSAIGLIAVIGLAFARETRGEPMPVDHNAVQDIPLSEKSAS; encoded by the coding sequence ATGTCCACAGGACGTTGGCATCAGGACATCACCCGGACACAATGGCTCGTTCTGGCGGGCACCACCTTGGGGTGGGGACTCGACGGCTTTGCAGGCAGCCTCTACGTGCTCGTACTCGGTCCGGCCATGAACGAACTGCTTCCCAACAGCGGGATCGGCACCGACGGAGCGGCAATCGGCTTCTACGGTGGGCTGACCGTGGCGCTGTTCCTCACCGGCTGGGCCACCGGAGGCATCCTGTTCGGCATGCTCGCCGACTACTTCGGTCGCACTCGGGTGCTGTCGGTCGGCATCCTTACCTACGCCGTCTTCAGCGCTCTGGCGGTGTTCGCCGAAACCTGGTGGCAACTCGGCATTCTGCGCTTTATCGCGGGCCTCGGCTCGGGCGTCGAGGCACCCGTAGGCGCGGCACTGATCGCCGAATCCTGGCGCAACCGCTTCCGGGCCCGTGCGGGTGGAGTCATGATGGCCGGGTACGCGGCCGGGTTCTTCATGGCAGCCGCCGCGTACGCGCTGCTCGGCGACCACGGCTGGCGCGCCATGATGCTGCTGGCAGGCATCCCGGCCCTGGTGGTCTGGTTCATCCGCCGCTACGTACCCGAGCCGCCCGAGATCGGCGCCCATCTGCAAGCCAGAAAGGAACGGAAAGCGCTCGGCCGAAACCATGACCACGATCGATTCGTGCTGCGGCGCCTGTTCACTCCCCCGCTGCTGCACCCCATGCTGGTGTGCACCGCGCTGGCTACCGGAGCGCTCATCTCGTTCTGGAGCGTATCGACCTGGTACCCGCAGATCATCCGGCAGATGACCACCGCCGCCAGCCTTGACCGGGCGGTAGCCGACCACCGGGTCGCGGCGGCGGCCATGCTGTTCAATGCCGGCGGCATCATCGGTTATGCCGCATGGGGTTTCGTGGCTGACGCCATCGGACGGAAGAAAGCCTTCCTGATCAGCTTCGTAGTCTCGGCCGCCGCGATCGCCTGGGCGTTCCCGTTCGACCGCAGCTACACCGAAATGCTCGTGGCGATGCCTCTTCTGGGCTTCGGCTTGTTCGGCGCACTGTCGGGCACCTTCATCTACGGCCCAGAACTCTTCCCGCCCAGTGTGCGCGCCACCGCACTGGCGATCTGCAACAGCGTGGGCCGCTACATCACCGCGCTGGGGCCTTTCACCGCAGGGGTAATCGCCGCCTCGTGGTTCGGCGGAAACCTCGGCATCGCCACGGCATCGGTGTCTGCGATCGGTCTGATCGCCGTCATCGGTCTTGCTTTCGCGCGCGAAACCCGCGGGGAACCAATGCCGGTCGACCACAACGCCGTCCAAGACATTCCATTGAGCGAGAAGAGCGCGTCATGA
- a CDS encoding aldehyde dehydrogenase family protein, producing the protein MTHVSLESTSPAPASAVQPGQFRDILNPATGEVIATLPEQGEREVDAAVAAARRAFEAGPWPSMVRSDRARLLLRIADAIENSSETLYSLETRNNGRPITETRAQLSRVPEWFRYNAGLLAAQRQAVLPGDGPYLSYQQRLPLGVCGIVTPFNHPMLILARSLSAALANGNTVVVKPSELTPLTTLALADILAEAGLPDGVLNVVTGARAAGQRLTHHPDIAKITLTGGTEAGRSAAVATASRFARITAELGGKTPVLLFDDIDPAIAAEGAAFAAFVAAGQSCVAGSRFLVQRGIYDEFVDALAARAQAIRLGDPALPATQMGPLISARQRDKVAALIQTGLDEGATLKAGGRTPSLPSPFDHGYFLSPTVLAEATMTMIVAREEIFGPVAVVIPFDDERDAVRMANDNPYGLGAGLWTTDVSRAHRVAAQINAGMVWVNDHHRLEPSLPWGGIKESGSGKDAGTESFEDFSWVKTIVVRTAADHVDWYGDQPQSRLN; encoded by the coding sequence ATGACCCACGTCTCACTGGAGAGCACATCGCCCGCCCCGGCTTCGGCCGTTCAGCCCGGTCAGTTCCGGGACATTCTCAACCCCGCCACCGGCGAGGTCATCGCCACGCTCCCAGAACAGGGCGAGCGCGAAGTGGACGCCGCAGTTGCCGCCGCGCGAAGGGCATTCGAGGCCGGGCCGTGGCCGAGCATGGTCCGCAGCGACCGCGCCAGACTCCTGCTGCGCATCGCCGATGCCATCGAGAACTCCAGTGAGACGCTCTACAGCCTCGAAACCCGCAACAATGGCCGACCGATCACCGAGACCCGGGCCCAGTTGTCCCGGGTACCGGAATGGTTTCGGTACAACGCCGGGCTGTTGGCGGCTCAGCGCCAGGCCGTTCTTCCCGGGGATGGCCCTTACCTCTCCTATCAGCAACGGCTGCCACTCGGCGTGTGTGGCATCGTCACCCCGTTCAACCATCCGATGCTCATCCTGGCCCGCAGCCTGTCAGCGGCGCTGGCCAACGGAAACACCGTGGTGGTCAAGCCATCCGAGCTGACCCCGCTGACCACCCTGGCCCTCGCCGACATCCTCGCCGAGGCGGGATTGCCCGACGGTGTGCTGAACGTCGTCACAGGTGCCCGCGCGGCCGGGCAGCGCCTGACCCATCATCCTGATATCGCCAAGATCACCCTCACCGGTGGCACCGAGGCCGGCCGCTCGGCGGCGGTCGCGACGGCGTCGCGATTCGCCCGCATCACGGCCGAACTCGGCGGCAAGACGCCGGTGCTGCTGTTCGACGACATCGACCCCGCCATCGCCGCGGAGGGCGCGGCATTCGCGGCGTTCGTCGCGGCCGGCCAGTCGTGCGTGGCCGGTTCCCGATTCCTGGTGCAGCGCGGCATCTATGACGAATTCGTCGATGCCCTCGCAGCCCGTGCACAGGCGATCAGGCTCGGTGATCCGGCATTGCCCGCCACGCAGATGGGACCACTCATCAGCGCCCGCCAGCGGGACAAGGTGGCGGCCCTGATCCAGACCGGGCTCGATGAGGGCGCCACCCTCAAGGCCGGTGGCCGGACACCTTCTCTGCCAAGCCCGTTCGACCACGGATACTTCTTGTCTCCCACCGTGCTCGCGGAAGCCACCATGACCATGATCGTCGCGCGTGAAGAGATCTTCGGCCCGGTGGCGGTGGTCATACCCTTCGATGACGAGCGCGACGCCGTCCGCATGGCCAACGACAACCCCTACGGGCTCGGCGCCGGCTTGTGGACCACCGACGTGAGTCGGGCACACCGGGTCGCAGCCCAGATCAACGCGGGCATGGTGTGGGTCAATGACCACCACCGCCTCGAACCGTCGCTGCCCTGGGGCGGCATCAAGGAGTCCGGATCCGGAAAAGACGCCGGCACAGAATCATTCGAGGATTTCTCCTGGGTCAAGACCATCGTGGTGCGCACCGCGGCCGACCACGTCGACTGGTACGGCGACCAGCCGCAGAGCCGCCTCAACTGA